A portion of the bacterium genome contains these proteins:
- a CDS encoding S8 family serine peptidase produces MVMKKKISFAFLICNILLLSQNLLAEPIKEASIIDLKTNRKVSVVAAEILVKFKPEVEKETIDKINKKFGVEIKKKLRIKNVYRLKVPPDKTINEMLKKYKEDPDVEYAEPNYIRKAFRDPNDTLYPVSQWGITKIQAPQAWDTETGKESVVIAILDTGVDYDHEDLAGNMWNDGGGNCGKDFVNGDDDPDDDHSQSHGTHCAGIAAAVTNNALGIAGVSWKSKIMAVKVLDETGGGTLGWELEGIDYAVDNGADIISMSFGTIDYPPIPNGPERNMINDAYNKGCLLVAASGNDNQPYVAYPAAYDNVIAVGATNETDERCDPTDWLAGYGSNYGDELDVMAPGNNILSTVRTDLGPPFYANMKGTSMATPFVSGLAALILSYLGGLAPSDVRRIIEKTADDIGGSGWDQETGWGRINAYSALTAYYVAGEIVHLAMNYPNPFRPAEENYTTIYFTTNRAVADKSIGIYNSAGELVLDVEGSSIYMDKWYDDGYVYKYEWDGKNDYGDRVASGIYIYVVNADGSKKTGKLAVIK; encoded by the coding sequence ATGGTGATGAAGAAAAAAATATCTTTTGCCTTCCTTATTTGCAATATTCTCCTCCTCTCGCAAAACCTCCTGGCAGAACCAATAAAAGAAGCATCTATTATCGACCTCAAAACCAATCGGAAAGTATCGGTAGTGGCTGCTGAAATCCTGGTAAAATTTAAGCCCGAGGTGGAAAAAGAGACCATAGATAAGATTAATAAAAAGTTTGGGGTAGAGATAAAGAAGAAACTGAGAATTAAGAATGTCTATCGCCTGAAGGTTCCCCCTGATAAGACTATTAATGAGATGCTGAAAAAATACAAAGAGGACCCCGATGTTGAATATGCTGAACCGAACTACATAAGAAAAGCTTTTCGGGATCCAAATGACACACTATATCCCGTAAGTCAGTGGGGAATTACCAAGATACAGGCGCCGCAGGCGTGGGACACCGAGACAGGGAAAGAGAGCGTTGTCATTGCTATCCTGGACACTGGCGTAGATTATGACCATGAAGATTTGGCGGGAAATATGTGGAACGATGGGGGTGGCAATTGTGGCAAAGATTTTGTAAATGGAGATGACGACCCTGATGACGACCACAGTCAAAGCCACGGCACGCATTGCGCCGGCATTGCCGCAGCCGTCACAAATAATGCTTTAGGAATTGCCGGTGTCTCCTGGAAGTCCAAAATTATGGCAGTGAAGGTTCTTGACGAGACCGGAGGCGGGACTTTGGGTTGGGAATTGGAGGGCATAGATTATGCTGTTGACAACGGCGCAGATATTATCAGTATGAGTTTTGGCACTATTGACTATCCTCCTATTCCCAACGGTCCAGAAAGGAATATGATAAACGATGCTTATAACAAAGGTTGCCTTTTAGTAGCTGCTTCGGGAAATGACAATCAGCCTTACGTTGCTTACCCGGCAGCGTACGATAATGTGATTGCCGTTGGGGCAACTAATGAGACTGATGAGCGTTGTGACCCCACAGATTGGCTTGCCGGCTACGGCAGTAATTATGGAGACGAACTGGACGTGATGGCTCCGGGTAACAATATTTTGAGTACTGTGCGAACGGATTTAGGTCCGCCGTTTTATGCCAATATGAAAGGCACGTCTATGGCTACGCCATTTGTTTCCGGACTGGCAGCTCTAATTCTTTCCTATCTGGGAGGGTTGGCGCCTTCTGACGTAAGGCGAATAATTGAGAAGACTGCGGACGACATAGGTGGTTCCGGCTGGGACCAGGAGACAGGATGGGGAAGGATAAATGCTTATAGCGCCTTGACTGCTTATTACGTGGCGGGAGAGATTGTCCATCTGGCAATGAATTATCCCAATCCATTCCGGCCGGCAGAGGAAAATTATACTACTATCTATTTCACTACCAATCGAGCTGTGGCAGATAAAAGTATTGGTATTTATAATTCAGCCGGGGAACTGGTCTTAGACGTAGAAGGGAGCAGCATATATATGGATAAGTGGTATGACGATGGATACGTCTATAAATACGAATGGGATGGGAAAA
- the traF gene encoding conjugal transfer protein TraF — protein sequence MKKIISLAVAVSMVVILKMGAVPIFASSFKILGTRPLGMGGAFVAVAEDAVAQYWNPAGFALQKGFDIQIPVGVGVETTEGLVDEVDDLREVAEKVSAIQAKQEDGILLTADEMRDFTASINQMDDLNKPGLGLILDINGGFNIRYGNIGIGVINITELGADPYLDLDHIGLGEMDTDALDALCVDIGGLGAGDVEGLLSPAQTDIATDIANSLDDLGVAPTVGGWDNQDIAQELVSAGVLAGLTDAEIATVADQIAIAAGLAVLGSIEDSGFINNETNIRLNGIMLFEAPITYALELPWLKNLYVGGNFKFMYGMVGFAQFDVFSGEDLMGGLYENYNDNTKKSSTIGADVGALYDLKESLGVRFGMVVRNLNYPSFSQPKEAKEAGLDKYVIEPQVRVGAAYWPLNFITLSADLDLTNNKTALKGYDSRMFGLGAEVNILNRSWLNLALRGGFMDNLAESSGSMFTAGLGLNIFHVNLDFAAAMSTKSTTIADSQKFPTSLIGSFGISVNF from the coding sequence ATGAAAAAAATCATTAGTTTGGCAGTAGCAGTGTCAATGGTGGTGATTTTGAAAATGGGCGCTGTCCCTATTTTTGCGAGTTCATTTAAAATTTTAGGAACAAGACCTTTGGGAATGGGGGGAGCATTTGTGGCAGTTGCTGAGGATGCAGTTGCCCAGTACTGGAATCCAGCAGGCTTCGCACTTCAAAAAGGATTTGATATCCAGATTCCTGTGGGAGTGGGTGTAGAGACCACGGAAGGATTAGTTGATGAAGTAGACGACCTGAGAGAGGTAGCCGAGAAAGTAAGTGCGATTCAGGCGAAGCAAGAGGACGGTATCCTTTTGACCGCTGATGAGATGCGAGATTTCACTGCATCAATCAACCAAATGGATGACCTGAACAAACCGGGGTTGGGACTTATTCTGGATATAAACGGCGGGTTTAACATCAGGTATGGCAACATAGGAATCGGAGTAATTAACATAACCGAGTTGGGAGCAGACCCTTACCTCGACCTCGACCATATTGGACTGGGAGAGATGGATACAGATGCACTCGATGCTTTGTGTGTAGACATCGGTGGTTTAGGGGCCGGAGATGTGGAGGGATTGCTGTCTCCGGCACAAACAGATATTGCCACTGATATAGCAAATTCTTTGGATGATTTGGGTGTAGCTCCTACAGTAGGGGGATGGGATAATCAAGATATCGCTCAAGAATTGGTATCTGCTGGGGTTTTGGCAGGTCTTACAGATGCGGAGATAGCTACGGTTGCCGACCAGATTGCTATCGCTGCTGGTCTTGCCGTGCTCGGTTCAATTGAGGATAGTGGGTTTATTAATAATGAAACAAATATTAGATTGAATGGAATAATGCTTTTTGAAGCTCCGATTACCTATGCACTGGAACTGCCCTGGTTAAAGAACCTTTATGTGGGAGGCAATTTCAAGTTTATGTATGGAATGGTGGGGTTTGCCCAATTTGACGTATTTTCCGGAGAGGACCTCATGGGAGGTCTGTATGAAAATTATAATGATAATACTAAGAAGTCAAGCACAATCGGAGCGGATGTAGGTGCCCTTTATGATTTGAAGGAAAGTTTGGGAGTGAGATTTGGAATGGTTGTAAGAAACCTGAACTATCCTTCATTTAGTCAGCCAAAAGAAGCAAAAGAAGCTGGTTTAGACAAGTACGTTATAGAGCCACAGGTGAGGGTTGGAGCAGCCTACTGGCCTTTAAATTTCATAACACTTTCTGCAGATTTAGACCTGACCAACAATAAGACGGCTCTCAAGGGTTATGATTCGAGAATGTTCGGCCTGGGGGCAGAGGTGAATATTCTTAATAGGTCCTGGCTAAACCTTGCCCTGCGTGGCGGGTTTATGGATAATTTAGCTGAGAGTTCCGGGAGTATGTTCACTGCCGGACTCGGTTTAAATATCTTTCATGTCAATTTAGATTTTGCCGCGGCGATGAGTACTAAAAGCACAACGATAGCCGATAGCCAGAAGTTCCCTACTTCTTTAATCGGCTCATTTGGAATCTCAGTTAACTTCTAA